One window of Quercus robur chromosome 12, dhQueRobu3.1, whole genome shotgun sequence genomic DNA carries:
- the LOC126709509 gene encoding pleiotropic drug resistance protein 1-like isoform X2 codes for MEVFSSSSREEVGEKSLKWAAIQRLPTGHRLRRGILTAENGEAKEVDIRSLDEQQLKNLLGKLLNQDEDNEKFLMKLKDRFVQVGIEFPKIEVRMERLNVDTEAYIGSRALPTLYHFTINFFEGLLNSCHIIKGKKKPFSILHDVSGIIKPGRTTLLLGPPGSGKTTLLLAMAGRLSSDVKLSGRVTYNGHGMDDFIPQRTSAYISQHDEHIGEMTVRETLAFSARCQGVGPRYEMLAELSRREKEANIKPDSDIDIFLKSLSLEGQKANVLTDYVIKILGLEICADIMVGDEMRRGISGGQRKRVTVGEMLVGPARALFMDEISTGLDSSTTFQIVNSIRQAIHILEGTAVISLLQPAPETYELFEDIILLSEGQVVYQGPRENALEFFESMGFKCPERKGEADFLQEVTSRNDQEQYWANKDIPYAYVTVKEFADAFKSFHIGQKLGDELAIPFDEAKNHPAALTTTKYGVGKKELLKACISRELLLMQRGSAYYIFKMVQVFLMALLMISLYVKTKKHRHTTMGAQIVMGALFFTMATIMFNGFAELALTIMKLPVFYKHRDLLFFPPWSYALPIWILKIPITIVEAAIWVSMTYYVVGFEEDFTRFLKQFLLLFCVTQMASGLFRFIAALGRNMIIANTFGSFGLLLLIVLGGFVLSKNEIKKWWEWGYWVSPVMYGQNAIAVNEFLGKSWKRALPNTTEPLGLVVLKSHGLFREEYWFWIGVGASIGFVFLFNFLFILALTYLNPFGKPQAVLSEETLTSSGRLERGADIQRSVSSESSLAARSGRNLFNQNKKKGMVLPFEPLSITFDDISYAVDMPQEMKSEGVTQNRLTLLKGLSGAFRPGVLTALMGVSGAGKSTLMDVLAGRKTGGYIEGSIMISGYPKKQETFARIAGYCEQNDIHSPHITVYESLFYSAWLRLAPEVDITTKKMFVEEVMDLVELNSIRESIVGSPNVNGLSTEQRKRLTIATELVANPSIIFMDEPTSGLDARAAAIVMRTVRNTVDTGRTVVCTIHQPSIDIFDAFDELYLLKSGGQEIYVGPIGHRASHLISYFEGIRGVKKIRDGINPATWMLEVTTAAQEAVLGVNFSDVYNNSELYRRNKVMVKELSKPQPMSKDLHFATQFSQSFWTQCKACLWKQHWSYWRNPQYNAVRLLFSIFIALIFGSMFWDLGPKRIRQQDIFNSVGSMYVASLFIGIQNAALVQPVVAVERTVFYRERAAGMYSALPYAIAQITIEIPYIFIQAVIYAPIVYFMIGFETTASKFFLNFFFMYFTFLYFTFFGMLTVAITPNYSIAAVVSVFFYALWNLFSGFLITRLFMPVWWIWFYWACPFAWTLYGLICAQFGDSKDRLDTGLTVEELMKSYFGFKTDFLGVVSIVIIGITLLFGVGFALAIKVLNFQGR; via the exons ATGGAAGTGTTTTCGAGTTCTTCTCGAGAGGAAGTAGGCGAAAAATCTCTGAAATGGGCTGCTATACAGAGACTGCCGACAGGGCATCGTCTTAGAAGAGGTATATTAACTGCAGAAAATGGAGAAGCAAAAGAAGTTGATATTCGAAGTCTTGATGAGCAACAATTAAAGAACTTGTTGGGCAAGCTTTTGAACCAGGACGAAGATAATGAGAAGTTCTTGATGAAGCTCAAGGACCGCTTTGTTCA AGTTGGGATTGAATTTCCAAAAATTGAAGTCCGGATGGAAAGACTAAATGTAGATACCGAAGCTTATATTGGAAGCAGAGCTTTACCTACACTATACCACTTCACTATAAATTTCTTTGAG GGGTTGTTGAATTCTTGTCATATAATTAAAGGCAAAAAGAAACCATTTTCAATTCTTCATGATGTCAGTGGAATAATCAAGCCTGGCAg GACGACACTTCTTTTAGGCCCCCCAGGCTCAGGGAAGACCACATTGCTATTGGCTATGGCTGGAAGACTTAGTTCTGATGTCAAA cTTTCAGGGAGAGTTACATATAATGGCCATGGAATGGATGATTTTATCCCACAAAGGACATCAGCTTATATAAGTCAACATGATGAACATATAGGAGAAATGACTGTGAGAGAAACATTGGCCTTCTCGGCTAGATGTCAAGGGGTTGGGCCTCGTTATG AAATGTTGGCAGAGTTGTCCAGAAGAGAAAAGGAGGCAAACATTAAGCCAGATTCtgatattgatatttttttgaaG TCTCTTTCACTGGAAGGGCAGAAAGCAAATGTTCTGACTGATTATGTAATCAAA ATTTTGGGATTGGAAATCTGTGCTGACATTATGGTAGGGGATGAAATGCGCAGAGGTATCTCTGGTGGACAAAGAAAGCGAGTGACAGTAG GGGAGATGCTGGTTGGACCAGCAAGGGCGCTTTTCATGGATGAGATATCAACTGGCTTAGACAGCTCGACAACTTTTCAGATTGTGAATTCAATCAGACAGGCAATTCACATTCTTGAAGGGACAGCCGTGATCTCTCTCCTCCAGCCAGCACCAGAAACGTATGAACTATTTGAGGACATAATTCTCCTATCAGAAGGGCAAGTGGTGTATCAAGGTCCCCGTGAAAATGCACTGGAGTTTTTTGAATCTATGGGCTTCAAATGTCCAGAGAGAAAAGGAGAAGCAGACTTCTTACAAGAA GTGACATCAAGGAATGATCAAGAACAGTATTGGGCTAATAAAGACATACCTTATGCTTACGTTACTGTCAAGGAATTTGCTGATGCATTTAAGTCATTTCACATTGGTCAGAAACTAGGTGACGAGCTTGCCATTCCATTTGACGAGGCTAAGAATCACCCTGCTGCTTTGACAACCACGAAGTACGGTGTTGGGAAGAAGGAACTGCTAAAAGCTTGCatatcaagagagttattgctGATGCAGAGAGGCTCAGCCTACTATATTTTCAAAATGGTTCAG gtttttttaaTGGCTCTGTTGATGATTTCACTATATGTAAAAACTAAGAAGCATCGGCATACTACAATGGGTGCTCAAATTGTTATGGGTGCCCTGTTCTTTACAATGGCCACAATAATGTTTAACGGATTCGCAGAGCTTGCCCTGACCATCATGAAACTTCCTGTCTTTTACAAGCATAGGGACCTTCTCTTTTTTCCACCATGGTCATATGCACTACCCATATGGATCCTCAAGATTCCAATCACAATTGTAGAAGCAGCCATTTGGGTGTCGATGACTTATTATGTTGTAGGCTTTGAAGAAGACTTCACACG GTTCCTCAAACAATTCCTTCTACTTTTTTGCGTCACCCAAATGGCTTCTGGACTTTTTCGATTTATCGCAGCACTAGGAAGGAATATGATTATCGCAAACACGTTTGGATCTTTTGGGTTGCTTCTACTTATTGTTCTGGGTGGATTTGTTCTGtcaaaaa atgaaattaaaaaatggtGGGAATGGGGTTACTGGGTCTCACCTGTGATGTATGGCCAGAATGCCATAGCAGTGAATGAATTCTTAGGGAAGAGTTGGAAGCGT GCTCTTCCTAATACCACAGAACCACTTGGACTTGTGGTCTTGAAGTCTCATGGACTATTCCGAGAAGAATATTGGTTTTggattggagtaggagcttcaattggatttgtttttctattcaattttcttttcatattggCTCTAACTTATCTCAACC CTTTTGGAAAGCCTCAGGCAGTCCTATCAGAGGAAACGCTA ACCTCATCTGGTAGGTTAGAAAGAGGAGCTGACATTCAAAGAAGTGTATCATCAGAATCATCATTAGCAGCAAGAAGCGGAAGGAATTTATTTAATCAGAACAAGAAAAAAGGAATGGTTCTTCCATTCGAACCGCTTTCTATCACCTTTGATGACATTAGCTATGCAGTGGACATGCCTCAG GAAATGAAATCTGAAGGTGTGACACAAAATCGTCTAACACTTCTCAAGGGTTTGAGTGGTGCTTTCAGGCCAGGAGTCCTCACAGCTCTAATGGGTGTTAGTGGCGCTGGGAAGTCAACTCTAATGGATGTTTTGGCTGGGAGGAAAACTGGTGGGTACATCGAAGGAAGCATCATGATATCTGGATACCCAAAGAAGCAGGAAACTTTTGCTCGCATAGCAGGTTACTGTGAGCAAAATGACATCCACTCTCCTCACATTACAGTGTACGAGTCACTGTTTTACTCTGCATGGCTTCGTCTAGCTCCTGAAGTTGATATCACAACCAAAAAG ATGTTTGTTGAGGAGGTCATGGACCTTGTGGAGCTGAACTCAATAAGGGAATCAATTGTTGGATCGCCTAACGTTAATGGTCTCTCAACTGAGCAGCGCAAGAGGCTGACGATTGCAACTGAGCTTGTTGCGAACCCATCTATAATATTCATGGATGAGCCAACCTCAGGTCTTGATGCCAGGGCAGCAGCAATAGTGATGAGAACAGTGAGGAACACAGTAGACACTGGAAGAACTGTGGTGTGCACTATCCACCAGCCAAGTATTGATATATTTGATGCCTTTGATGAG CTATATCTTTTGAAAAGTGGAGGACAAGAAATATATGTCGGCCCAATAGGCCACCGTGCTTCACATTTGATCAGTTACTTTGAG GGAATCCGGggagttaaaaaaattagagacgGAATTAACCCAGCCACATGGATGTTGGAAGTGACAACTGCAGCACAAGAAGCAGTTCTGGGTGTTAATTTTTCTGATGTATACAATAATTCAGAACTATACAG GAGAAACAAAGTCATGGTCAAAGAACTCAGTAAACCTCAGCCAATGTCAAAAGATCTGCACTTTGCTACTCAATTCTCGCAATCATTTTGGACCCAGTGTAAGGCTTGCCTATGGAAACAGCACTGGTCTTATTGGCGAAATCCACAGTACAATGCAGTAAGGCTATTATTCTCGATTTTCATAGCTTTAATATTTGGATCAATGTTCTGGGACCTTGGCCCCAAAAG GATAAGGCAGCAAGACATTTTCAATTCAGTAGGTTCCATGTATGTTGCTTCTCTATTTATTGGGATTCAGAATGCTGCATTGGTGCAGCCAGTAGTGGCTGTTGAGAGAACAGTTTTCTACCGAGAAAGAGCAGCTGGAATGTATTCTGCTTTACCATATGCCATTGCACAG ATTACGATTGAGATCCCATACATTTTCATTCAGGCTGTCATATATGCACCGATAGTATATTTCATGATTGGATTTGAGACCACAGCTTCAAAGttctttttgaatttcttcttcATGTACTTCACCTTCTTATATTTCACATTCTTTGGAATGTTGACAGTAGCAATCACTCCAAACTATAGCATAGCTGCTGTAGTTTCTGTTTTCTTCTATGCATTGTGGAACCTCTTCTCAGGATTCCTAATTACACGATTA TTTATGCCTGTTTGGTGGATATGGTTCTATTGGGCATGTCCTTTCGCTTGGACATTGTATGGATTGATTTGTGCACAGTTTGGAGACAGCAAAGACAGGCTTGATACTGGCCTAACAGTAGAAGAACTTATGAAGAgttattttggttttaaaacTGACTTCCTAGGAGTGGTTTCAATTGTGATTATAGGAATCACATTGCTTTTTGGAGTCGGCTTTGCCTTAGCAATAAAGGTTTTAAACTTCCAGGGAAGATGA
- the LOC126709509 gene encoding pleiotropic drug resistance protein 1-like isoform X8: MEVFSSSSREEVGEKSLKWAAIQRLPTGHRLRRGILTAENGEAKEVDIRSLDEQQLKNLLGKLLNQDEDNEKFLMKLKDRFVQVGIEFPKIEVRMERLNVDTEAYIGSRALPTLYHFTINFFEGLLNSCHIIKGKKKPFSILHDVSGIIKPGRTTLLLGPPGSGKTTLLLAMAGRLSSDVKLSGRVTYNGHGMDDFIPQRTSAYISQHDEHIGEMTVRETLAFSARCQGVGPRYEMLAELSRREKEANIKPDSDIDIFLKSLSLEGQKANVLTDYVIKILGLEICADIMVGDEMRRGISGGQRKRVTVGEMLVGPARALFMDEISTGLDSSTTFQIVNSIRQAIHILEGTAVISLLQPAPETYELFEDIILLSEGQVVYQGPRENALEFFESMGFKCPERKGEADFLQEVTSRNDQEQYWANKDIPYAYVTVKEFADAFKSFHIGQKLGDELAIPFDEAKNHPAALTTTKYGVGKKELLKACISRELLLMQRGSAYYIFKMVQVFLMALLMISLYVKTKKHRHTTMGAQIVMGALFFTMATIMFNGFAELALTIMKLPVFYKHRDLLFFPPWSYALPIWILKIPITIVEAAIWVSMTYYVVGFEEDFTRFLKQFLLLFCVTQMASGLFRFIAALGRNMIIANTFGSFGLLLLIVLGGFVLSKNEIKKWWEWGYWVSPVMYGQNAIAVNEFLGKSWKRALPNTTEPLGLVVLKSHGLFREEYWFWIGVGASIGFVFLFNFLFILALTYLNPFGKPQAVLSEETVSSESSLAARSGRNLFNQNKKKGMVLPFEPLSITFDDISYAVDMPQEMKSEGVTQNRLTLLKGLSGAFRPGVLTALMGVSGAGKSTLMDVLAGRKTGGYIEGSIMISGYPKKQETFARIAGYCEQNDIHSPHITVYESLFYSAWLRLAPEVDITTKKMFVEEVMDLVELNSIRESIVGSPNVNGLSTEQRKRLTIATELVANPSIIFMDEPTSGLDARAAAIVMRTVRNTVDTGRTVVCTIHQPSIDIFDAFDELYLLKSGGQEIYVGPIGHRASHLISYFEGIRGVKKIRDGINPATWMLEVTTAAQEAVLGVNFSDVYNNSELYRRNKVMVKELSKPQPMSKDLHFATQFSQSFWTQCKACLWKQHWSYWRNPQYNAVRLLFSIFIALIFGSMFWDLGPKRIRQQDIFNSVGSMYVASLFIGIQNAALVQPVVAVERTVFYRERAAGMYSALPYAIAQITIEIPYIFIQAVIYAPIVYFMIGFETTASKFFLNFFFMYFTFLYFTFFGMLTVAITPNYSIAAVVSVFFYALWNLFSGFLITRLFMPVWWIWFYWACPFAWTLYGLICAQFGDSKDRLDTGLTVEELMKSYFGFKTDFLGVVSIVIIGITLLFGVGFALAIKVLNFQGR, translated from the exons ATGGAAGTGTTTTCGAGTTCTTCTCGAGAGGAAGTAGGCGAAAAATCTCTGAAATGGGCTGCTATACAGAGACTGCCGACAGGGCATCGTCTTAGAAGAGGTATATTAACTGCAGAAAATGGAGAAGCAAAAGAAGTTGATATTCGAAGTCTTGATGAGCAACAATTAAAGAACTTGTTGGGCAAGCTTTTGAACCAGGACGAAGATAATGAGAAGTTCTTGATGAAGCTCAAGGACCGCTTTGTTCA AGTTGGGATTGAATTTCCAAAAATTGAAGTCCGGATGGAAAGACTAAATGTAGATACCGAAGCTTATATTGGAAGCAGAGCTTTACCTACACTATACCACTTCACTATAAATTTCTTTGAG GGGTTGTTGAATTCTTGTCATATAATTAAAGGCAAAAAGAAACCATTTTCAATTCTTCATGATGTCAGTGGAATAATCAAGCCTGGCAg GACGACACTTCTTTTAGGCCCCCCAGGCTCAGGGAAGACCACATTGCTATTGGCTATGGCTGGAAGACTTAGTTCTGATGTCAAA cTTTCAGGGAGAGTTACATATAATGGCCATGGAATGGATGATTTTATCCCACAAAGGACATCAGCTTATATAAGTCAACATGATGAACATATAGGAGAAATGACTGTGAGAGAAACATTGGCCTTCTCGGCTAGATGTCAAGGGGTTGGGCCTCGTTATG AAATGTTGGCAGAGTTGTCCAGAAGAGAAAAGGAGGCAAACATTAAGCCAGATTCtgatattgatatttttttgaaG TCTCTTTCACTGGAAGGGCAGAAAGCAAATGTTCTGACTGATTATGTAATCAAA ATTTTGGGATTGGAAATCTGTGCTGACATTATGGTAGGGGATGAAATGCGCAGAGGTATCTCTGGTGGACAAAGAAAGCGAGTGACAGTAG GGGAGATGCTGGTTGGACCAGCAAGGGCGCTTTTCATGGATGAGATATCAACTGGCTTAGACAGCTCGACAACTTTTCAGATTGTGAATTCAATCAGACAGGCAATTCACATTCTTGAAGGGACAGCCGTGATCTCTCTCCTCCAGCCAGCACCAGAAACGTATGAACTATTTGAGGACATAATTCTCCTATCAGAAGGGCAAGTGGTGTATCAAGGTCCCCGTGAAAATGCACTGGAGTTTTTTGAATCTATGGGCTTCAAATGTCCAGAGAGAAAAGGAGAAGCAGACTTCTTACAAGAA GTGACATCAAGGAATGATCAAGAACAGTATTGGGCTAATAAAGACATACCTTATGCTTACGTTACTGTCAAGGAATTTGCTGATGCATTTAAGTCATTTCACATTGGTCAGAAACTAGGTGACGAGCTTGCCATTCCATTTGACGAGGCTAAGAATCACCCTGCTGCTTTGACAACCACGAAGTACGGTGTTGGGAAGAAGGAACTGCTAAAAGCTTGCatatcaagagagttattgctGATGCAGAGAGGCTCAGCCTACTATATTTTCAAAATGGTTCAG gtttttttaaTGGCTCTGTTGATGATTTCACTATATGTAAAAACTAAGAAGCATCGGCATACTACAATGGGTGCTCAAATTGTTATGGGTGCCCTGTTCTTTACAATGGCCACAATAATGTTTAACGGATTCGCAGAGCTTGCCCTGACCATCATGAAACTTCCTGTCTTTTACAAGCATAGGGACCTTCTCTTTTTTCCACCATGGTCATATGCACTACCCATATGGATCCTCAAGATTCCAATCACAATTGTAGAAGCAGCCATTTGGGTGTCGATGACTTATTATGTTGTAGGCTTTGAAGAAGACTTCACACG GTTCCTCAAACAATTCCTTCTACTTTTTTGCGTCACCCAAATGGCTTCTGGACTTTTTCGATTTATCGCAGCACTAGGAAGGAATATGATTATCGCAAACACGTTTGGATCTTTTGGGTTGCTTCTACTTATTGTTCTGGGTGGATTTGTTCTGtcaaaaa atgaaattaaaaaatggtGGGAATGGGGTTACTGGGTCTCACCTGTGATGTATGGCCAGAATGCCATAGCAGTGAATGAATTCTTAGGGAAGAGTTGGAAGCGT GCTCTTCCTAATACCACAGAACCACTTGGACTTGTGGTCTTGAAGTCTCATGGACTATTCCGAGAAGAATATTGGTTTTggattggagtaggagcttcaattggatttgtttttctattcaattttcttttcatattggCTCTAACTTATCTCAACC CTTTTGGAAAGCCTCAGGCAGTCCTATCAGAGGAAAC TGTATCATCAGAATCATCATTAGCAGCAAGAAGCGGAAGGAATTTATTTAATCAGAACAAGAAAAAAGGAATGGTTCTTCCATTCGAACCGCTTTCTATCACCTTTGATGACATTAGCTATGCAGTGGACATGCCTCAG GAAATGAAATCTGAAGGTGTGACACAAAATCGTCTAACACTTCTCAAGGGTTTGAGTGGTGCTTTCAGGCCAGGAGTCCTCACAGCTCTAATGGGTGTTAGTGGCGCTGGGAAGTCAACTCTAATGGATGTTTTGGCTGGGAGGAAAACTGGTGGGTACATCGAAGGAAGCATCATGATATCTGGATACCCAAAGAAGCAGGAAACTTTTGCTCGCATAGCAGGTTACTGTGAGCAAAATGACATCCACTCTCCTCACATTACAGTGTACGAGTCACTGTTTTACTCTGCATGGCTTCGTCTAGCTCCTGAAGTTGATATCACAACCAAAAAG ATGTTTGTTGAGGAGGTCATGGACCTTGTGGAGCTGAACTCAATAAGGGAATCAATTGTTGGATCGCCTAACGTTAATGGTCTCTCAACTGAGCAGCGCAAGAGGCTGACGATTGCAACTGAGCTTGTTGCGAACCCATCTATAATATTCATGGATGAGCCAACCTCAGGTCTTGATGCCAGGGCAGCAGCAATAGTGATGAGAACAGTGAGGAACACAGTAGACACTGGAAGAACTGTGGTGTGCACTATCCACCAGCCAAGTATTGATATATTTGATGCCTTTGATGAG CTATATCTTTTGAAAAGTGGAGGACAAGAAATATATGTCGGCCCAATAGGCCACCGTGCTTCACATTTGATCAGTTACTTTGAG GGAATCCGGggagttaaaaaaattagagacgGAATTAACCCAGCCACATGGATGTTGGAAGTGACAACTGCAGCACAAGAAGCAGTTCTGGGTGTTAATTTTTCTGATGTATACAATAATTCAGAACTATACAG GAGAAACAAAGTCATGGTCAAAGAACTCAGTAAACCTCAGCCAATGTCAAAAGATCTGCACTTTGCTACTCAATTCTCGCAATCATTTTGGACCCAGTGTAAGGCTTGCCTATGGAAACAGCACTGGTCTTATTGGCGAAATCCACAGTACAATGCAGTAAGGCTATTATTCTCGATTTTCATAGCTTTAATATTTGGATCAATGTTCTGGGACCTTGGCCCCAAAAG GATAAGGCAGCAAGACATTTTCAATTCAGTAGGTTCCATGTATGTTGCTTCTCTATTTATTGGGATTCAGAATGCTGCATTGGTGCAGCCAGTAGTGGCTGTTGAGAGAACAGTTTTCTACCGAGAAAGAGCAGCTGGAATGTATTCTGCTTTACCATATGCCATTGCACAG ATTACGATTGAGATCCCATACATTTTCATTCAGGCTGTCATATATGCACCGATAGTATATTTCATGATTGGATTTGAGACCACAGCTTCAAAGttctttttgaatttcttcttcATGTACTTCACCTTCTTATATTTCACATTCTTTGGAATGTTGACAGTAGCAATCACTCCAAACTATAGCATAGCTGCTGTAGTTTCTGTTTTCTTCTATGCATTGTGGAACCTCTTCTCAGGATTCCTAATTACACGATTA TTTATGCCTGTTTGGTGGATATGGTTCTATTGGGCATGTCCTTTCGCTTGGACATTGTATGGATTGATTTGTGCACAGTTTGGAGACAGCAAAGACAGGCTTGATACTGGCCTAACAGTAGAAGAACTTATGAAGAgttattttggttttaaaacTGACTTCCTAGGAGTGGTTTCAATTGTGATTATAGGAATCACATTGCTTTTTGGAGTCGGCTTTGCCTTAGCAATAAAGGTTTTAAACTTCCAGGGAAGATGA